The following proteins are encoded in a genomic region of Hymenobacter siberiensis:
- a CDS encoding bifunctional UDP-3-O-[3-hydroxymyristoyl] N-acetylglucosamine deacetylase/3-hydroxyacyl-ACP dehydratase — MNDKQHTIQAPVTVRGIGLHTGVEATMTFCPAPVGHGYKFQRVDLPGQPIVDADVDNVVDLSRGTTIEQNGARVNTVEHTLAALVGLQLDNVLIQLSGPEPPIMDGSSAEFIKALTSVGFEEQNALRNYYEIPESIRYVDNARGVEIAALPLTDYRLTVMVDYNSPVLGSQHATLDDIGKFSEEIASSRTFCFLHELEMLYKNNLIRGGDLSNAIVVVDRVVSDDELSDLAKMLGKPRVSVKKEGILNNVDLRHKNEPARHKLLDLVGDLALVGRPLKGQILAARPGHAANVAFAKKIKKKMLESRTNPVPMYDPNREPVMDINRIMQVLPHRYPFVMIDKVIHLDDQVVTAVKNVSINEPFFQGHFPGNPVMPGVLQIEGLAQTGGILVMNTVSDPENYWQYFLGIENARFRKKVLPGDTIVYHCQLLAPIKRGIAKMRGQAFVNGKVVCEAEMSAAIVRKDS, encoded by the coding sequence ATGAACGACAAGCAACACACCATTCAGGCACCCGTGACGGTGCGCGGCATCGGACTGCACACCGGCGTAGAGGCCACCATGACGTTTTGCCCCGCTCCGGTGGGCCACGGCTATAAGTTTCAACGGGTCGATTTGCCCGGGCAGCCCATCGTGGATGCCGACGTGGACAACGTGGTGGACCTGAGCCGCGGCACCACCATCGAGCAGAACGGCGCCCGCGTCAACACCGTGGAGCACACCCTGGCGGCCCTCGTGGGCCTGCAGCTCGACAACGTGCTCATTCAGCTCAGCGGCCCCGAGCCGCCCATCATGGACGGGTCGTCGGCCGAGTTCATCAAAGCCCTCACTTCGGTAGGCTTTGAAGAGCAGAACGCGCTGCGCAACTACTACGAAATCCCGGAAAGCATTCGGTACGTGGACAATGCGCGCGGCGTGGAAATCGCCGCCCTGCCCCTCACCGACTATCGCCTCACGGTGATGGTGGACTACAACTCGCCGGTGCTGGGCTCGCAGCACGCCACGCTGGACGACATTGGCAAGTTCAGCGAAGAAATTGCGTCGTCGCGCACCTTCTGCTTCTTGCACGAGCTGGAAATGCTCTACAAAAACAACCTCATTCGCGGCGGCGATTTGAGCAACGCCATCGTGGTTGTGGACCGCGTGGTGAGCGATGATGAGCTCTCGGACCTAGCCAAAATGCTGGGCAAGCCCCGCGTATCGGTCAAGAAAGAGGGCATTCTGAACAACGTGGACCTGCGCCACAAAAACGAGCCCGCCCGCCACAAGCTGCTCGACCTCGTGGGCGACCTCGCCCTGGTAGGCCGCCCGCTGAAAGGCCAGATTCTGGCCGCCCGCCCCGGCCACGCCGCCAACGTGGCCTTCGCCAAGAAAATCAAGAAAAAGATGCTGGAGTCGCGCACCAACCCGGTGCCCATGTACGACCCCAACCGCGAGCCGGTAATGGACATCAACCGCATCATGCAGGTGCTGCCCCACCGCTACCCGTTTGTGATGATTGACAAGGTCATTCACCTGGACGACCAAGTGGTAACGGCCGTCAAAAACGTGTCGATTAACGAGCCGTTCTTCCAGGGCCACTTCCCCGGCAACCCGGTGATGCCCGGCGTGCTCCAGATTGAAGGCCTGGCCCAGACCGGCGGCATTCTGGTCATGAACACCGTGTCGGACCCCGAAAACTACTGGCAGTATTTCCTGGGCATCGAGAATGCCCGCTTCCGCAAAAAGGTACTGCCCGGCGATACCATCGTGTATCATTGCCAGCTGCTGGCCCCCATCAAGCGCGGCATTGCCAAAATGCGCGGCCAGGCTTTCGTGAATGGCAAAGTGGTGTGCGAAGCCGAAATGAGCGCCGCCATTGTCCGCAAGGACAGTTAA
- the lpxD gene encoding UDP-3-O-(3-hydroxymyristoyl)glucosamine N-acyltransferase encodes MEFTVQQIAEVLGGTVEGDATLRIFSLAKIEEARAGSLTFLSNSKYEPFLYETGASAVIVGQALELKHAITPALIRVENPYTAFSQLLEFYAQATRTGKRGVEQPSFIGESSEIGAGHYRGAFSYIGESCKLGENVLVFPHAYIGDRVTIGAGSVIHAGAKIYSDTVIGQFCVVKAGAVVGSDGFGFAPQPDGSYKAIPQIGNVVLEDYVSIGANATIDCATLGSTRIGRGSKIDNLVQLAHNVEIGQHTVIASQTGIAGSAKIGDYCVLAGQVGMAGHVTLANKTTVTAQSGIGKNVKQEGTFLQGSTAFDFKQNQRAQIVFRRLPELEQRVASLEKVKNATEKP; translated from the coding sequence ATGGAATTTACCGTTCAGCAAATTGCCGAAGTCCTCGGCGGCACCGTGGAAGGCGACGCTACCCTGCGCATCTTCAGCCTGGCCAAGATTGAAGAAGCCCGGGCCGGCTCCCTCACCTTCCTCTCGAATAGCAAATACGAGCCGTTTCTCTACGAAACCGGCGCTTCGGCCGTCATTGTGGGCCAGGCTCTGGAGCTGAAACACGCCATCACGCCTGCCCTGATTCGGGTCGAAAACCCGTACACTGCCTTCAGCCAGCTGCTGGAATTTTACGCGCAGGCCACCCGCACCGGCAAGCGCGGCGTGGAGCAGCCGTCGTTTATTGGGGAAAGCTCCGAGATTGGGGCTGGCCACTACCGGGGCGCGTTTTCCTACATCGGCGAGAGTTGCAAGCTGGGCGAAAACGTGCTGGTGTTCCCCCACGCCTACATCGGCGACCGGGTCACGATTGGCGCGGGCAGCGTTATCCACGCCGGGGCCAAAATTTACTCGGATACCGTCATTGGCCAGTTTTGCGTCGTTAAGGCCGGGGCCGTGGTCGGTTCCGATGGCTTCGGCTTCGCCCCGCAGCCCGACGGCTCCTACAAAGCCATTCCGCAAATCGGCAACGTGGTGCTCGAAGATTACGTGAGCATCGGAGCCAATGCCACCATCGACTGCGCCACGCTGGGCTCCACGCGCATCGGCCGGGGCAGCAAGATTGACAACCTCGTGCAGCTGGCCCACAACGTCGAAATTGGCCAGCACACCGTCATTGCCTCACAAACGGGCATTGCCGGCTCGGCCAAAATCGGCGACTATTGCGTGCTGGCGGGCCAGGTGGGCATGGCCGGCCACGTCACGCTGGCTAACAAAACCACCGTTACCGCGCAGTCCGGCATCGGCAAGAATGTGAAGCAGGAAGGCACCTTCCTGCAAGGCTCCACGGCCTTCGACTTCAAGCAGAACCAACGCGCCCAAATCGTTTTCCGCCGCCTGCCCGAACTCGAACAACGCGTGGCCTCGCTGGAGAAGGTGAAAAACGCGACGGAAAAGCCCTAG
- a CDS encoding HD domain-containing protein: protein MNKKKIFNDPVYGFVTIPTEFLFDLIEHPYFQRLRRIQQLGLTGFVYPGALHTRFHHALGAMHLMSLALRTLKDKGVKISAAEGEAALAAILLHDVGHGPLSHALETAIFQDVPHEQLSLFLMERLNKEFHGKLDLAIEIFKGTYGRPFFHQLVSSQLDMDRLDYLNRDSFYTGVEEGRPGADRLIKMLRVHEERLVLEEKAVYSVENFLVSRRLMYWQVYLHKTVTSAEQMVIRVVQRARDLARRGVEVPANSCLGYFLGRAVSLGEFEKDEKILSHFVELDDYDIWSAIKAWAGHPDVVLSYLAKSILHRNLLKIVLAPEPFDEEFRLGIQELIAAKFGLPMNEAALLMISGRLSNSAYNAESQEPIEILTKKGDVVNVMEASDLPNIRALSQRVEKFYICYPKEIV from the coding sequence GTGAACAAGAAAAAAATCTTCAACGACCCGGTTTACGGCTTCGTCACCATCCCGACGGAGTTCCTGTTTGACCTGATTGAGCACCCGTATTTTCAGCGGCTGCGGCGCATTCAGCAGCTCGGCCTCACCGGCTTTGTGTACCCCGGGGCGCTGCACACGCGCTTTCACCACGCGCTGGGAGCCATGCACCTGATGTCGCTGGCCCTGCGCACGCTCAAGGACAAGGGCGTGAAGATTTCGGCCGCGGAGGGCGAGGCGGCGCTGGCGGCCATCCTACTGCACGACGTGGGCCACGGCCCCCTATCCCACGCGCTGGAAACCGCCATTTTCCAGGATGTGCCGCACGAGCAGCTCTCGCTTTTCCTGATGGAGCGCCTGAACAAGGAATTTCACGGCAAGCTCGATTTGGCCATTGAAATATTTAAGGGCACCTACGGCCGGCCGTTTTTCCATCAGCTGGTGAGCAGCCAGCTCGACATGGACCGCCTCGATTACCTCAACCGCGACTCCTTCTATACCGGCGTGGAGGAAGGCCGCCCCGGCGCCGACCGCCTCATCAAGATGCTGCGCGTGCACGAAGAGCGGCTGGTGCTCGAAGAAAAAGCCGTGTATTCAGTCGAGAATTTCCTGGTGAGCCGCCGGCTGATGTACTGGCAGGTGTACCTGCACAAAACCGTGACGTCGGCCGAGCAGATGGTGATTCGGGTGGTGCAGCGCGCCCGTGACCTGGCCCGCCGGGGCGTGGAAGTGCCCGCCAACAGCTGCCTGGGCTACTTCCTGGGCCGCGCCGTGAGCCTGGGCGAGTTTGAGAAAGACGAGAAAATTCTCAGCCATTTCGTCGAGCTTGATGACTACGACATCTGGTCGGCCATCAAGGCCTGGGCCGGCCACCCCGATGTGGTGCTCAGCTACCTCGCCAAGAGCATTCTGCACCGCAACCTGCTCAAAATCGTGCTCGCCCCCGAACCGTTCGACGAGGAATTCCGCCTCGGCATCCAGGAGCTCATCGCTGCCAAGTTCGGCCTACCCATGAATGAAGCCGCGCTGCTCATGATATCCGGCCGCCTCAGCAACAGCGCCTACAACGCCGAAAGCCAGGAGCCCATCGAAATCCTGACCAAAAAAGGCGACGTGGTGAACGTAATGGAAGCCTCCGACCTGCCCAACATCCGCGCCCTGAGCCAGCGCGTGGAGAAATTCTACATCTGCTACCCGAAGGAGATTGTGTAA
- the porX gene encoding T9SS response regulator signal transducer PorX: protein MQQTTILWADDEIDLLKPHLLFLKEKGYDVTPVNSGADAIEEIQEKSYDLVFLDENMPGLTGLQTLTEIKAIRPTVPVVMITKSEEEHIMESAIGAKIADYLIKPVNPSQILLSVKKVLDNKRLVSEATNSGYQRDFRQLGMQLSDRLTPVEWAEVYKKLVYWELEINETEGKSMAEVFNMQKDEANTYFGRFITENYEDWVDGSDKDAPLMSHQLFKERVFPTLKATGDTPVYFVLIDNLRYDQWKVLEPIITEMFTVDSEEMYYAILPTTTAYARNAIFSGMMPSDIQKKYPNLWVTDDDDEGKNLHEAEFMEINFQKNNQKAKHSYHKVTNLQAGKDLLGKMSNLHNNYKCNVIVYNFVDMLSHARTDMAMIRELAADESAYRSITRSWFLHSPLYEMMQTIADKKGKLIITTDHGTIRCKRPYKIVGDRNTNTNLRYKHGKNLGFEDSRDVYVVRKPESIFLPRENVSTAYVFTIGDYFFAYPNNYNYYVNYYKDTFQHGGISLEECIIPYVTLTAKG from the coding sequence ATGCAACAAACCACCATTCTCTGGGCCGACGACGAAATCGACCTGCTCAAGCCGCACCTGCTGTTTCTCAAGGAGAAAGGCTACGACGTAACGCCCGTAAACAGCGGCGCCGATGCCATTGAGGAGATTCAGGAGAAGAGCTACGACCTCGTGTTTCTCGATGAGAACATGCCCGGGCTGACTGGCTTACAGACGCTTACCGAAATAAAGGCCATCCGGCCCACCGTGCCCGTGGTAATGATTACCAAGAGCGAGGAAGAGCACATCATGGAGTCGGCCATCGGCGCGAAAATTGCTGATTATCTGATTAAGCCGGTGAATCCCAGTCAGATACTACTGTCGGTGAAAAAGGTGCTCGACAACAAGCGCCTCGTGAGTGAGGCCACCAACTCGGGCTACCAGCGCGATTTCCGCCAGCTCGGCATGCAGCTTTCCGACCGCCTCACGCCCGTCGAATGGGCCGAAGTATACAAGAAGCTGGTATACTGGGAGTTGGAAATAAATGAAACCGAGGGCAAAAGCATGGCCGAGGTCTTCAATATGCAGAAGGACGAGGCCAATACCTACTTCGGCCGCTTCATCACGGAGAATTACGAAGATTGGGTGGACGGTAGCGATAAGGACGCGCCGCTCATGTCGCACCAGTTGTTCAAGGAGCGCGTGTTTCCCACGCTGAAGGCCACCGGCGACACGCCCGTGTACTTCGTGCTCATCGATAACCTGCGCTACGACCAGTGGAAAGTGCTGGAGCCCATTATCACCGAAATGTTTACGGTGGACAGCGAGGAGATGTACTATGCCATTCTGCCAACCACCACGGCGTATGCGCGCAATGCTATTTTCTCGGGCATGATGCCGAGCGATATTCAGAAGAAATACCCCAACCTGTGGGTGACCGACGACGACGACGAGGGCAAAAACCTGCACGAGGCGGAGTTCATGGAAATTAACTTCCAGAAGAACAATCAGAAGGCCAAGCACAGCTACCACAAGGTAACCAACCTGCAGGCCGGCAAGGACTTGCTGGGTAAGATGAGCAACCTGCACAACAACTATAAGTGCAACGTCATCGTGTACAACTTCGTGGACATGCTCTCGCACGCCCGCACCGATATGGCCATGATTCGGGAGCTGGCCGCCGATGAATCGGCCTACCGCAGCATCACCCGCTCGTGGTTCCTGCACTCGCCGCTCTATGAGATGATGCAGACCATTGCCGACAAAAAAGGCAAGCTCATCATCACCACCGACCACGGCACCATCCGCTGCAAGCGCCCGTATAAGATTGTGGGCGACCGTAATACGAATACCAACCTGCGCTACAAGCACGGCAAAAACCTGGGCTTCGAGGACTCGCGCGATGTGTACGTGGTGCGCAAGCCGGAATCCATTTTCCTGCCCCGCGAGAATGTGAGCACCGCGTATGTATTTACGATTGGCGACTACTTCTTCGCTTATCCCAACAACTACAACTACTACGTGAACTACTACAAGGACACGTTCCAACACGGCGGTATTTCGCTGGAGGAATGCATTATTCCTTACGTGACGCTCACGGCAAAAGGGTAG
- a CDS encoding ATP-binding protein → MAWGFDAARYGAELFQLFRRFHTHTEATGVGVYLVNRLVQVQGGHLAVESQVGEGATFRVHFGRV, encoded by the coding sequence ATGGCCTGGGGGTTTGATGCGGCGCGCTACGGGGCCGAGCTGTTCCAGCTGTTTCGCCGCTTCCACACCCACACCGAGGCAACCGGTGTGGGTGTGTACCTCGTCAATCGCCTGGTGCAGGTGCAGGGCGGCCACCTGGCAGTAGAAAGCCAGGTGGGCGAGGGTGCCACCTTTCGGGTGCACTTTGGGCGCGTTTAA